Proteins found in one Deltaproteobacteria bacterium IMCC39524 genomic segment:
- the gspK gene encoding type II secretion system minor pseudopilin GspK — protein sequence MNGRHGNRGMALLLVLVIVALLTSLLTDLAFSTMVDMRLTETFRDSTKAYYLAKGGINAGRMILQEDRNNYDSLDENWSKGVINYPVGEGSVTIRIEDQDGKLAINGLVDKNSPQAVMTDRFYRLLVVMELNKVADPAELTAALIDWLDTGDDPYTEVHTDGLSLPVSGAEDTYYRNQAQPYGSKNGPLETLQELSLIKGFTAEIIKQISPHLTVNGTAAVNINTASAEVLMALDLQISRDTAQAIIDYRQTEPIESIAQLEEILAPENYVVLKTLANQKQLGTTSQTYRIETSAQVNDGSRRLMAKVNKKSNKLLFFKVN from the coding sequence ATGAACGGTCGACATGGAAATCGGGGCATGGCGCTCCTGCTGGTGCTGGTGATTGTCGCACTGTTGACTTCACTGTTGACGGATTTGGCCTTCTCAACCATGGTCGACATGCGCCTTACTGAAACTTTTCGTGACAGCACCAAAGCTTATTACCTGGCCAAGGGAGGAATCAACGCCGGACGAATGATCCTTCAGGAGGACCGTAACAATTACGATTCGCTTGATGAAAACTGGAGCAAGGGTGTGATCAACTACCCGGTCGGTGAAGGCAGCGTCACCATCCGCATCGAAGATCAGGATGGCAAGCTGGCCATCAATGGCCTGGTTGACAAGAACAGTCCGCAAGCCGTCATGACCGACCGTTTTTACCGTCTGCTGGTTGTCATGGAACTGAACAAAGTGGCAGACCCTGCAGAACTGACAGCTGCTTTAATTGACTGGCTGGACACGGGAGATGATCCCTACACAGAGGTTCACACTGACGGACTGAGTTTGCCTGTCTCGGGTGCAGAAGATACCTACTATCGTAACCAGGCTCAACCCTACGGAAGCAAGAATGGTCCGCTCGAGACGCTGCAAGAGCTCTCCCTGATCAAAGGCTTCACAGCTGAGATCATTAAGCAGATCAGCCCGCACCTGACCGTCAATGGCACGGCGGCCGTCAATATTAATACTGCAAGCGCCGAGGTGCTGATGGCCCTCGACCTCCAGATCAGTCGTGATACGGCCCAGGCCATTATCGACTATCGCCAGACGGAACCGATCGAGAGTATTGCCCAGCTCGAGGAAATCCTCGCTCCTGAGAACTACGTCGTTTTAAAGACTCTTGCCAACCAAAAGCAGTTGGGCACGACTAGCCAAACTTATCGGATTGAAACATCCGCCCAGGTCAACGATGGCAGCCGTCGATTGATGGCGAAGGTTAATAAAAAAAGCAACAAACTGCTTTTTTTCAAGGTAAATTAA
- a CDS encoding GspJ family type II secretion system protein produces the protein MSWSISHPLFFKRGPRSERGFTLIEVLVAISILAILLTSVYGIFSSVSMTRERLDADSAEYHRARVLFDRLGRELRGAYFQPSDPNLVFTGLKADDRSFELELTTSAVSPLSESGSGIAKVHYLLSEDKEEAANGRVLLRSEHPVHDSVDEEAAGMMRLVPGIEAMSLRFYANGQWQTTWQARTSGLPELVEIALQLRTGGEEPIDFISAFEIPEVMIR, from the coding sequence ATGAGCTGGTCGATCTCACATCCTTTATTTTTTAAACGGGGCCCGCGCTCCGAAAGGGGCTTTACCCTGATCGAAGTGCTGGTTGCGATCAGTATCCTGGCCATTTTACTGACCTCCGTTTATGGTATTTTCTCCTCGGTCAGCATGACACGAGAACGACTGGATGCGGACAGCGCAGAGTATCATCGGGCGAGGGTTCTCTTCGATCGCCTAGGCCGAGAGCTGCGCGGGGCATACTTCCAGCCGAGTGACCCGAATCTGGTCTTTACCGGCCTTAAAGCTGATGACCGCTCTTTCGAATTGGAGCTGACCACATCGGCGGTATCCCCCTTGAGCGAATCGGGGTCCGGGATCGCCAAGGTCCACTACCTCCTCTCTGAGGACAAGGAAGAGGCAGCAAACGGTCGGGTTCTGTTACGTAGCGAGCACCCGGTCCATGATTCGGTTGACGAAGAGGCTGCCGGCATGATGCGCTTGGTACCGGGGATAGAGGCTATGAGCCTGCGCTTCTACGCCAACGGCCAATGGCAGACGACATGGCAAGCGCGAACGTCTGGACTTCCGGAGCTCGTTGAAATTGCATTACAGTTACGCACAGGTGGAGAGGAACCGATTGATTTCATCTCGGCCTTTGAAATCCCCGAGGTGATGATCCGATGA
- the gspI gene encoding type II secretion system minor pseudopilin GspI — protein MPETVHLKSSQRGGFTLLEIMIALAIVSIALVSLLSLANRTIGVHDRLQRITAATLLAQRKMAETELSARHGTLQGAEVQGEFDDPYAAYRWQIAYADTPLPSVQMVTVKVLWGDEERNELVDLTSFIF, from the coding sequence ATGCCAGAGACCGTTCACCTAAAATCATCGCAGCGCGGTGGCTTTACGCTGCTGGAGATCATGATCGCACTGGCCATCGTCAGTATCGCTTTGGTTTCCTTGCTGTCCCTGGCCAACCGCACGATCGGCGTTCATGATCGCCTGCAACGGATTACCGCCGCCACCTTGCTGGCTCAGAGGAAGATGGCCGAAACCGAACTGAGCGCAAGGCACGGGACGCTACAAGGAGCTGAAGTACAGGGTGAGTTCGACGATCCCTACGCAGCTTACCGCTGGCAGATCGCCTATGCAGATACGCCGTTGCCATCGGTGCAGATGGTGACTGTCAAAGTTCTCTGGGGAGATGAGGAGCGCAATGAGCTGGTCGATCTCACATCCTTTATTTTTTAA